In a single window of the Atlantibacter hermannii genome:
- the iolC_3 gene encoding aminoimidazole riboside kinase: MKPANKVWVIGDASVDLVPDTDNTYLKCPGGASANVAACIARQEGNCGFIGCLGDDDAGRFLKQVLQKEGADVTHLRLDEQLTSAVLIVNLTPDGERSFTYLVRPGADTFVSVDDLPPFQRDEWFYFSSIGLTDSPAREACLEGARRMREAGGYVMFDVNLRKVCGATLLRSPR; this comes from the coding sequence ATGAAACCGGCTAACAAAGTGTGGGTGATTGGCGATGCGTCAGTGGATCTGGTGCCGGATACCGATAACACCTATCTGAAATGCCCGGGCGGGGCATCCGCCAATGTCGCGGCCTGCATTGCGCGTCAGGAAGGGAACTGTGGGTTCATTGGCTGCCTGGGTGATGACGACGCGGGGCGTTTTCTGAAACAGGTGCTGCAAAAAGAGGGAGCGGATGTGACGCACCTTCGGCTTGATGAACAGCTCACCAGTGCAGTGCTTATTGTTAATCTGACGCCCGACGGCGAACGCAGTTTTACCTATCTGGTACGGCCCGGTGCCGATACTTTTGTTTCCGTTGACGATTTACCGCCTTTCCAGCGGGATGAATGGTTCTACTTCAGCTCGATTGGCTTGACGGATTCGCCAGCGCGCGAAGCCTGCCTGGAAGGGGCGCGACGTATGCGTGAAGCAGGCGGGTATGTGATGTTTGACGTCAATCTGCGGAAAGTATGTGGCGCGACGTTACTGAGATCCCCGCGCTGA
- the pfkA gene encoding 6-phosphofructokinase — translation MIKKIGVLTSGGDAPGMNAAIRGVVRAALTEGLEVFGIYDGYLGLYEDRMVQLDRYSVSDMINRGGTFLGSARFPEFREEHIRGVAIENMKKRGLDALVVIGGDGSYMGAKRLTEMGFPCIGLPGTIDNDVAGTDYTIGYFTALSTVVEAIDRLRDTSTSHQRISIVEVMGRYCGDLTLAAAIAGGCEFIVVPEVEFNREDLVAEIKAGIAKGKKHAIVAITEHICDIDELARYIEAETQRETRATVLGHIQRGGSPVPYDRILASRMGAYSIELLLQGHGGRCVGIQNEKMVHHDIIDAIENMKRTFKGDWMDCAKKLY, via the coding sequence ATGATTAAGAAAATCGGAGTGTTGACGAGTGGCGGTGATGCGCCGGGCATGAACGCCGCGATTCGTGGCGTGGTGCGCGCCGCGCTGACAGAAGGTCTTGAAGTATTTGGTATCTATGATGGCTATCTCGGCCTGTACGAAGACCGCATGGTTCAGCTTGACCGCTACAGTGTGTCCGACATGATTAACCGCGGCGGCACATTCCTGGGCTCTGCTCGTTTTCCTGAATTCCGCGAAGAACATATTCGTGGCGTTGCCATTGAAAACATGAAGAAGCGCGGTCTGGACGCGTTAGTGGTTATTGGCGGCGATGGCTCCTACATGGGTGCGAAACGCCTGACTGAAATGGGCTTTCCGTGCATCGGCCTGCCAGGCACGATTGATAACGACGTTGCCGGCACTGACTACACCATCGGTTACTTTACCGCTCTGAGCACCGTGGTCGAAGCTATCGACCGTCTGCGCGACACTTCTACCTCTCACCAACGTATTTCCATCGTCGAAGTCATGGGCCGTTACTGCGGCGACCTGACCCTGGCGGCGGCCATTGCCGGCGGTTGTGAATTTATTGTCGTGCCGGAAGTGGAATTCAACCGCGAAGATTTGGTTGCAGAAATCAAAGCCGGTATCGCGAAAGGGAAGAAACACGCGATTGTGGCGATTACCGAGCACATCTGCGATATCGATGAACTGGCGCGCTACATTGAGGCTGAAACCCAGCGTGAAACCCGCGCTACGGTACTGGGCCATATTCAGCGTGGTGGTTCTCCGGTGCCTTACGACCGTATTCTGGCTTCCCGTATGGGCGCGTACTCCATTGAATTGCTGCTGCAAGGGCACGGTGGTCGTTGCGTAGGTATTCAGAATGAGAAGATGGTTCATCACGATATTATCGACGCCATCGAAAATATGAAGCGTACCTTCAAAGGCGACTGGATGGACTGCGCCAAAAAACTGTATTAA
- the rbsK_1 gene encoding aminoimidazole riboside kinase, which translates to MWRDVTEIPALIARSVALATICKVSADELCRLGNVSRWQDARHLVQSWGCDTVVISLGEEGAYLICPEGERHFPAPHVAVVDTTGAGDAFVGGLLLSLSRYKRWHIAELAQAIRHANACGALVVTAKGAMTALPYPSQLTHFLAAQPSGADALHS; encoded by the coding sequence ATGTGGCGCGACGTTACTGAGATCCCCGCGCTGATTGCCCGGTCCGTCGCGCTGGCCACAATCTGTAAAGTGTCAGCGGATGAACTTTGCCGTTTGGGCAACGTCTCCCGCTGGCAGGATGCGCGCCACCTCGTGCAATCCTGGGGATGCGATACCGTCGTGATCTCGCTTGGAGAAGAGGGCGCGTATCTGATCTGTCCTGAGGGCGAACGCCACTTTCCAGCGCCTCACGTCGCCGTTGTCGATACCACTGGCGCAGGCGACGCCTTTGTTGGCGGCCTGTTGTTGAGCCTTTCCCGTTATAAGCGCTGGCACATCGCGGAGCTTGCGCAAGCTATTCGCCATGCGAATGCCTGCGGCGCGTTAGTCGTTACGGCGAAAGGCGCCATGACCGCGCTTCCCTATCCCTCCCAGTTAACCCATTTTCTCGCCGCACAACCGTCCGGCGCAGACGCCCTTCATTCGTAA
- the cdh gene encoding CDP-diacylglycerol pyrophosphatase, translating to MKMKKALTVLVCLLLLLSAIAGGVWFHFKGNADELRDIVFHQCIPNQQRHDNPAPCEEVNLDGGYVLLKDRNGPLQYLLMPTWRINGIESPMLLHSKTPNYFWQAWQARRVMSARRGEAVPNSAVSLTLNSTLGRTQDHFHIHISCLRPDVRKKLNSEASRISSQWLPLPGGLDDTPWLVRRVSEEELARRSPFLMLAQEVPGARAHMGRYALAMAQQPDGAFVLLATERNLLNLNFAHAEQLQDHDCALLSSR from the coding sequence ATGAAGATGAAAAAAGCGCTGACCGTTCTGGTCTGTCTCCTGCTGCTTCTCTCCGCGATAGCAGGCGGCGTATGGTTTCACTTTAAAGGCAATGCTGATGAGCTGCGTGATATCGTTTTTCATCAGTGCATACCCAATCAGCAACGGCATGATAATCCCGCGCCTTGTGAAGAGGTCAATCTGGACGGCGGCTACGTCCTCCTTAAAGATCGCAACGGTCCTCTGCAATATTTGCTGATGCCCACCTGGCGCATCAACGGTATTGAAAGCCCAATGCTGCTTCATTCCAAAACCCCGAACTACTTCTGGCAAGCCTGGCAGGCGCGGCGCGTGATGAGCGCTCGGCGCGGCGAAGCGGTACCCAATAGCGCGGTCTCGCTCACGTTAAATTCCACCCTGGGCCGCACCCAGGATCACTTTCATATTCACATTTCCTGCCTGCGCCCTGACGTGCGTAAGAAACTGAACAGCGAGGCTTCACGTATCAGCAGTCAGTGGCTGCCGTTGCCGGGCGGCCTTGACGATACGCCCTGGCTGGTGCGCCGCGTCAGTGAAGAGGAGCTGGCCCGACGTAGCCCATTTTTAATGCTGGCCCAGGAAGTGCCGGGTGCGCGCGCCCATATGGGACGTTATGCGTTAGCGATGGCGCAGCAGCCTGACGGCGCTTTTGTTCTGCTGGCGACGGAGCGCAATCTGCTAAATCTCAATTTTGCCCATGCCGAGCAGCTTCAGGATCACGACTGCGCGCTCCTGAGTTCCCGTTAA
- the yicJ_2 gene encoding inner membrane symporter YicJ — MKLSIVEKIGFGAGDMAINVVIIAMQLLLAYFYTDIYGLRAVDVGVLFVVVRMIDAIIDPAMGILTDKFKTRWGRYRPWMIWFAIPFGFAVYLMFITPDMAYTAKLAWAYFTYILMTLVYTAITIPYISLIGVITDDPVERLSANGYRFVMTKIAAFLVTIVVPMLAVWLGQGNKALGYQLSMGLMGIMGALLFVFCFFTTRERSEPEIPVLPLKKQFTYLLRNDQWIILGVVILLLMCGYVIRGSVAAYYAKYYLGGGDSLISPFLTVGVVASILAMIATTWVTKFYDKIKMFRYTQLITFVLSIAMYFLVGRDNLILAFAFYFLINFFCDMQMPVFWSSIAEAVDYGEKKNGLRVSGLAFGGILFFQKFGMGIAGGILGFLLSYFGYQADAEQSERALMGIALMMTLIPAVFHLVIGLLMKKYLINNAYYREIRAELAQRAA; from the coding sequence ATGAAACTCTCTATCGTGGAAAAAATAGGTTTTGGCGCGGGCGATATGGCGATAAACGTTGTCATTATCGCCATGCAGTTACTGCTCGCCTACTTCTATACCGATATATACGGCCTGCGGGCGGTTGATGTCGGTGTGCTGTTTGTTGTGGTGCGCATGATCGACGCGATTATCGATCCGGCCATGGGCATCTTAACCGATAAATTTAAGACTCGCTGGGGCCGCTACCGTCCCTGGATGATCTGGTTTGCCATCCCGTTCGGCTTCGCGGTCTATCTGATGTTTATCACCCCGGATATGGCTTATACCGCCAAACTGGCGTGGGCGTACTTTACATACATCCTGATGACGCTGGTCTACACCGCCATCACTATCCCGTACATCTCGCTGATCGGCGTGATCACAGACGATCCGGTTGAACGCCTGAGCGCCAACGGTTATCGCTTCGTGATGACAAAAATCGCGGCGTTTCTGGTCACTATCGTGGTGCCGATGCTGGCCGTATGGCTGGGGCAGGGCAATAAAGCGCTGGGTTATCAACTCTCCATGGGGCTGATGGGCATTATGGGCGCGCTGCTGTTTGTATTCTGTTTCTTTACCACCCGTGAACGCAGCGAGCCGGAAATTCCTGTTTTACCGCTGAAAAAGCAGTTCACCTATCTGTTGCGTAACGATCAGTGGATTATCCTCGGCGTCGTGATCCTGCTGTTGATGTGCGGCTACGTGATCCGCGGTTCGGTGGCCGCCTATTACGCGAAATACTATCTGGGCGGCGGCGACAGCCTCATTTCGCCCTTCCTGACCGTGGGCGTTGTCGCCTCGATTCTGGCGATGATCGCCACCACCTGGGTCACCAAGTTCTACGACAAAATCAAAATGTTCCGCTACACCCAGCTCATCACTTTTGTTTTGAGTATCGCCATGTATTTCCTGGTGGGGCGCGACAACCTGATTCTGGCCTTCGCTTTCTACTTCCTGATCAACTTCTTCTGCGATATGCAGATGCCGGTCTTCTGGTCTTCCATTGCCGAAGCAGTGGATTACGGAGAGAAAAAGAACGGGCTGCGCGTCTCGGGGCTGGCGTTCGGCGGCATCCTGTTTTTCCAGAAGTTTGGCATGGGTATCGCTGGCGGCATTCTCGGCTTCCTGCTCAGTTATTTTGGCTATCAGGCCGATGCTGAACAGAGCGAGCGGGCGCTGATGGGCATCGCGTTAATGATGACGCTCATCCCGGCGGTGTTCCATCTGGTGATTGGTTTGCTGATGAAAAAGTACCTCATCAATAACGCCTATTACCGTGAAATCCGTGCAGAACTCGCGCAGCGTGCGGCGTAA
- the ttdT gene encoding putative transport protein, with protein MSLWLSHPLLLPSLVIGVTIVLWATSLLPEFITALLFFAVAMVAKIAPADTLFGGFASSAFWLVFSGFVLGVAIRKTGLADRVARALSTRLNDSWWLMVASVVLLSYALAFVMPSNMGRIALLMPVVAAMAKRFGIEDGTRSWYGLALAVGFGTFQLSATILPANVPNLVMSGAAEGSYGIHLNYLPYLLLHTPVLGLLKGFLLIVLICWMFPGKPTPPRTLAPIEPMSGAEKRLAWMLLVVLTLWVTESWHGVGPAWTGLVAAVITLLPRVGFINGDEFASGVNFRTCIYVAGILGLAITVTETGLGSVVGESLLKVMPLDPQRPFTSFVALTGITSAMNFIMTANGVPALFTTLAQSFSQATGFPLLSVIMIQVLGYSTPLLPYQASPIVVAMALGKVPARAGIALCLALALVTFLVLLPLDYAWFRLLHQL; from the coding sequence ATGTCGCTCTGGCTTTCCCACCCATTACTTCTCCCCTCGCTGGTGATTGGCGTCACCATTGTGCTTTGGGCCACCTCGCTACTGCCGGAGTTTATTACCGCGCTGCTGTTTTTTGCGGTGGCGATGGTCGCGAAAATCGCCCCGGCGGATACGTTGTTCGGCGGTTTCGCCTCATCCGCTTTCTGGCTGGTGTTTAGCGGATTCGTGCTTGGCGTGGCCATTCGCAAAACCGGCCTCGCCGACAGGGTTGCAAGGGCGCTTTCGACCCGGCTAAACGACTCCTGGTGGTTAATGGTGGCAAGCGTAGTGCTACTCAGCTATGCGCTGGCGTTTGTCATGCCGTCAAATATGGGGCGTATCGCGCTGTTAATGCCTGTGGTGGCGGCAATGGCGAAACGCTTCGGTATCGAGGACGGTACCCGAAGCTGGTACGGGCTGGCGCTGGCGGTTGGTTTTGGCACTTTCCAGCTGTCGGCCACTATCCTGCCCGCGAACGTGCCGAACCTGGTCATGAGCGGGGCGGCGGAAGGGTCTTACGGTATTCACCTTAATTATCTTCCTTATCTGCTGTTACATACGCCGGTGCTTGGGCTGCTGAAGGGCTTTCTGCTGATCGTGCTGATCTGCTGGATGTTCCCCGGCAAACCCACACCGCCGCGTACTCTCGCGCCGATTGAGCCGATGAGCGGTGCTGAAAAGCGGCTGGCGTGGATGCTACTGGTTGTGCTGACGCTTTGGGTAACCGAAAGCTGGCACGGTGTAGGTCCGGCCTGGACCGGGCTTGTCGCGGCAGTGATCACGCTGCTGCCCCGCGTTGGGTTTATTAATGGTGATGAGTTTGCCAGCGGGGTGAATTTCCGCACCTGTATTTATGTTGCCGGCATTCTGGGGCTGGCGATCACGGTGACGGAAACCGGGTTAGGTAGCGTGGTGGGCGAGTCATTGTTGAAAGTGATGCCGCTTGACCCGCAACGGCCTTTTACCAGCTTTGTGGCCCTGACCGGCATCACCTCGGCGATGAATTTCATTATGACCGCCAACGGCGTACCGGCGCTGTTTACCACGCTGGCGCAAAGCTTCTCACAGGCCACGGGTTTCCCGCTGCTGTCGGTGATCATGATTCAGGTGTTGGGATATTCCACGCCGCTGCTGCCGTATCAGGCGTCGCCGATTGTCGTGGCGATGGCGTTGGGTAAGGTGCCTGCGCGTGCCGGGATCGCGTTATGTCTGGCGCTGGCGCTGGTAACGTTCCTGGTATTGCTGCCGCTGGATTATGCCTGGTTCCGGCTATTGCACCAGCTTTAA
- the sbp gene encoding periplasmic sulfate-binding protein — protein MNKFGMGIALLLASTGVLAKDIQLLNVSYDPTRELYDQYNKAFSEHWKKETGDNVVIRQSHGGSGKQATSVINGIEADVVTLALAYDVDAIAERGRIDKNWIKRLPDNSAPYTSTIVFLVRKGNPKQIKDWNDLVKPGVSVITPNPKSSGGARWNYLAAWGYALHHNNGDQAKAQEFVKSLFKNVEVLDSGARGATNTFVERGIGDVLIAWENEALLATNELGKDKFEIVTPSESILAEPTVSVVDKVVEKKGTQAVAEAYLKYLYTPEGQEIAAKNFYRPRDEQVAKKYAAEFPQLKLFTIDEVFGGWSKAQKEHFSNGGTFDQISKR, from the coding sequence ATGAACAAGTTTGGTATGGGAATCGCGTTATTACTGGCATCAACCGGCGTACTGGCGAAAGATATTCAACTTCTGAACGTCTCCTACGACCCCACGCGTGAGCTGTACGATCAATACAACAAAGCCTTCAGCGAGCACTGGAAAAAAGAGACCGGCGATAACGTGGTGATCCGGCAGTCGCATGGCGGCTCAGGCAAACAGGCAACTTCGGTCATTAACGGAATTGAAGCGGATGTGGTGACGCTGGCGCTGGCTTACGATGTGGATGCGATTGCCGAACGTGGCCGCATTGATAAGAACTGGATTAAGCGTTTGCCGGATAACTCCGCGCCTTACACTTCCACCATTGTTTTCCTGGTGCGCAAAGGCAACCCAAAACAAATTAAAGACTGGAACGATCTGGTTAAACCGGGCGTATCTGTCATTACGCCAAACCCGAAAAGCTCTGGCGGGGCGCGCTGGAATTATCTGGCAGCCTGGGGTTATGCACTTCATCACAATAACGGCGATCAGGCTAAAGCCCAGGAATTCGTCAAGTCACTGTTCAAAAATGTTGAAGTGCTGGATTCTGGCGCACGCGGCGCGACAAACACCTTTGTTGAGCGCGGCATCGGGGATGTGCTTATCGCATGGGAAAACGAAGCGCTGTTAGCCACCAACGAATTAGGGAAAGACAAATTTGAAATCGTCACCCCGAGCGAGTCTATCCTTGCCGAGCCGACCGTATCGGTCGTCGATAAAGTGGTTGAGAAAAAAGGTACGCAGGCCGTAGCGGAAGCTTATCTGAAGTATCTCTATACGCCGGAAGGCCAGGAAATCGCCGCGAAAAACTTCTATCGCCCTCGTGATGAACAGGTTGCAAAGAAATACGCGGCAGAATTCCCGCAGCTGAAACTGTTCACTATTGATGAGGTGTTTGGCGGCTGGTCCAAAGCGCAAAAAGAACACTTTTCCAATGGCGGCACCTTCGACCAAATCAGTAAACGCTAA
- a CDS encoding putative ADP-ribosylglycohydrolase: MPTALSQAGIYGADRGYLLAQQQGAMIVAGPSVGRRIELAVAIGKRHASWETAIVEISDIIGTGLHVSEAVPAAFGLFACCPDSAVDAIISAVNIGNDTDTVATMVGALSGAFHGANAFPDDYLTTVNRMNHFDLAELARQIAG; the protein is encoded by the coding sequence GTGCCGACAGCATTATCGCAGGCAGGGATTTATGGTGCCGACCGCGGCTATCTTCTGGCGCAGCAGCAAGGGGCTATGATAGTTGCCGGTCCGTCGGTAGGCCGCCGTATAGAGCTGGCGGTCGCGATAGGTAAACGCCATGCCAGCTGGGAAACGGCCATCGTCGAAATCAGCGATATTATTGGTACCGGGCTTCATGTCAGTGAAGCCGTGCCTGCCGCCTTCGGCCTGTTCGCGTGTTGTCCGGATTCCGCGGTTGATGCTATTATTTCGGCCGTAAATATCGGCAATGATACCGATACCGTTGCCACCATGGTTGGGGCGCTTTCCGGCGCATTCCACGGCGCGAATGCTTTCCCTGACGACTATTTAACCACGGTAAATCGAATGAATCATTTCGATTTGGCTGAGCTTGCCAGGCAGATTGCGGGGTAG
- the mngR_2 gene encoding DNA-binding transcriptional repressor MngR, which produces MVKQAWSELINAGIITSQRGSGSVVSAVPEGVSYGHTFRGITSDLRDASVAIENRILDIGPRRARDALADGLSLPSHHQFLFISRIRYLNQRPFNHEKIYLDLSFFPDLTLTADDLAHNSLYSLLNVSSDSATEKVDAILPTPDLCEKLQIPENKPLLSVARQTFLAGQERPFEYCRYYVLSDYFGEIHYH; this is translated from the coding sequence GTGGTGAAACAGGCATGGAGTGAACTCATCAATGCCGGGATCATCACGTCCCAGCGCGGCAGCGGCTCCGTGGTGAGCGCTGTGCCGGAAGGCGTGAGCTACGGCCATACGTTTCGCGGTATTACCAGTGATTTACGCGATGCCAGCGTGGCCATTGAAAACCGCATTCTTGATATTGGCCCGCGCCGCGCCCGTGATGCGCTGGCAGATGGGCTGAGTCTGCCGTCGCACCATCAGTTCCTGTTTATCTCTCGCATTCGCTATCTTAATCAGCGCCCGTTTAACCACGAAAAAATCTATCTCGATCTCTCTTTTTTTCCGGACCTGACGCTGACGGCAGACGACCTGGCGCATAATTCCCTGTACAGCTTACTCAACGTCAGCAGCGATTCGGCGACAGAAAAAGTCGATGCCATCCTGCCTACGCCGGATCTCTGCGAGAAGCTGCAAATTCCGGAAAACAAACCGCTTCTTTCTGTGGCGCGGCAAACCTTTCTTGCCGGTCAGGAGCGCCCTTTTGAATATTGCCGCTATTATGTCCTGTCAGACTATTTTGGTGAGATCCATTATCACTAA
- the tpiA_2 gene encoding triosephosphate isomerase, giving the protein MRHPLVMGNWKLNGSRHMVNELIANLRKELSGVDGCGVAIAPPAIYLDQAKHAVSGSHIALGAQNVDVNLSGAFTGETSAEMLKDIGAKYIIIGHSERRTYHAESDEFIAKKFAVLKEQGLIPVLCIGETEAENEAGKTEEVCARQIDAVLKTQGASAFEGVVIAYEPVWAIGTGKSATPAQAQAVHKFIRDHIAKVDADIANQVIIQYGGSVNAANAAELFTQPDIDGALVGGASLKADAFAVIVKAAAEAKKA; this is encoded by the coding sequence ATGCGACATCCATTAGTGATGGGTAACTGGAAACTGAACGGCAGCCGCCATATGGTAAACGAGCTGATCGCTAACCTGCGTAAAGAGCTCTCTGGTGTGGACGGTTGTGGTGTGGCGATTGCCCCGCCGGCAATCTATCTGGATCAGGCTAAACATGCCGTGTCCGGCAGCCATATCGCCCTTGGCGCGCAAAACGTTGACGTTAACCTGTCTGGCGCATTTACCGGCGAAACCTCTGCCGAAATGCTGAAAGACATCGGCGCGAAATACATCATCATCGGTCACTCTGAGCGTCGTACTTATCATGCAGAGTCCGACGAATTCATCGCGAAAAAATTCGCTGTGCTGAAAGAGCAGGGTCTGATTCCGGTTCTGTGCATCGGTGAAACCGAAGCAGAAAACGAAGCCGGCAAAACGGAAGAAGTTTGCGCACGCCAAATCGACGCCGTGCTGAAAACTCAGGGCGCAAGCGCGTTTGAAGGCGTAGTGATCGCCTACGAACCGGTATGGGCCATCGGTACCGGCAAATCAGCGACCCCGGCTCAGGCGCAAGCGGTTCACAAATTTATTCGTGACCATATCGCTAAAGTTGATGCTGACATCGCTAATCAGGTGATCATTCAGTACGGCGGTTCCGTTAACGCGGCAAACGCAGCAGAACTGTTCACCCAGCCGGACATCGACGGCGCACTGGTTGGCGGCGCTTCCCTGAAAGCCGACGCTTTCGCGGTGATCGTGAAAGCAGCAGCTGAAGCGAAAAAAGCGTAA
- a CDS encoding putative ADP-ribosylglycohydrolase codes for MHVDQNKILGCLLGAAAADAMGAATEVRTQQQIKAYFGGWVTTFQKPPADTFGRCNEAGMCTDDFIQAKYIMDALLNHQRQVNDEVMREAFTRWLAYPFYANFTGPTTRAAMKALFNDNRASLQGELEGEKQSVQIVNKGNAEATNGAAMKSGQRRCFIRAIWSRPLMLR; via the coding sequence ATGCACGTTGATCAAAACAAAATCTTAGGATGTTTACTCGGTGCCGCCGCAGCTGACGCGATGGGCGCGGCGACGGAAGTCAGGACCCAACAGCAGATTAAAGCGTATTTCGGCGGATGGGTGACCACCTTCCAGAAGCCCCCGGCTGATACCTTTGGACGCTGCAACGAGGCGGGTATGTGCACCGATGATTTCATCCAGGCGAAATACATCATGGACGCGCTGTTAAACCATCAACGCCAGGTGAATGACGAGGTGATGCGCGAGGCATTCACCCGCTGGCTGGCTTACCCGTTCTATGCGAACTTTACCGGCCCGACCACAAGGGCGGCGATGAAAGCGCTGTTTAACGATAATCGCGCCTCGCTGCAGGGTGAACTGGAGGGTGAAAAACAGTCGGTGCAGATCGTCAATAAAGGCAATGCTGAGGCGACCAACGGCGCGGCGATGAAATCTGGCCAGCGGCGGTGCTTCATCCGGGCGATCTGGAGCAGGCCATTGATGCTGCGCTGA
- the fieF gene encoding ferrous-iron efflux pump, translating to MIESYGRLVSRAAIAATVTATLLLIMKIYAWWTTSSVSILAALVDSLVDIAASLTNLLVVRYSLQPADDEHTFGHGKAESLAALAQSMFISGSALFLFLTGFERLANPAPMSAPAVGMSVTIIALISTLILVTFQRWVVRKTKSQAVRADMLHYQSDVMMNGAILVALALSWYGWHRADALFALGIGIYILYSALRMGYEAVQSLLDRALPDNERQIIIDIVTSWPGVRGAHDLRTRQSGPTRFIQIHLEMDDDLPLVHAHIVAEQVEQAILGRFPGSDVIIHQDPCSVVPQGRQGNFSR from the coding sequence ATGATTGAGTCGTATGGGCGTCTGGTCAGTCGTGCCGCCATCGCCGCCACGGTGACGGCCACGCTGTTATTGATCATGAAAATTTATGCCTGGTGGACGACCAGTTCTGTCAGTATTCTCGCTGCGCTGGTGGATTCGCTGGTAGATATTGCGGCGTCGCTGACCAACCTGTTGGTGGTGCGTTATTCCTTACAACCGGCTGATGACGAGCATACTTTTGGCCATGGCAAAGCTGAATCGCTGGCTGCCCTGGCACAAAGCATGTTCATTTCCGGCTCGGCCCTGTTTTTATTTCTTACCGGTTTCGAAAGGCTGGCTAACCCCGCGCCGATGTCAGCACCGGCAGTCGGCATGAGTGTCACCATCATTGCGCTTATCAGCACGCTGATACTGGTCACGTTTCAGCGGTGGGTGGTACGGAAGACCAAAAGCCAGGCAGTGCGTGCGGATATGCTTCATTATCAGTCTGATGTTATGATGAATGGCGCGATTCTGGTGGCGCTGGCGCTTTCCTGGTATGGTTGGCATCGTGCCGACGCGTTGTTTGCGCTGGGCATTGGAATTTATATATTGTACAGCGCATTACGGATGGGCTATGAAGCCGTCCAGTCATTGTTGGATCGCGCATTACCGGATAATGAACGTCAGATCATTATCGACATTGTGACATCGTGGCCCGGAGTCAGAGGCGCCCACGACCTTCGTACGCGGCAGTCAGGGCCGACCCGCTTTATACAAATTCATCTGGAAATGGACGACGATTTGCCGCTGGTTCATGCACATATTGTGGCTGAACAAGTGGAACAAGCGATCCTGGGACGTTTCCCGGGTTCGGACGTAATTATTCATCAGGATCCCTGCTCTGTTGTGCCGCAGGGGAGACAGGGAAATTTCTCGCGCTAA
- a CDS encoding Arylsulfotransferase (ASST) has product MKNTGTGGQHNAIEVANSNTGFLDISLFNNGNYRSNDDAKSVESINNQSRIDHFRIDLTAKTVSKLSEIPGDNKGYSSLCGAKEIQANGNIVVHYGGATFDEKGQAITCDPGFSDIIYEGWGETAEGILPLQEISGSGEILLAVTFRSGRPKSLAVDGAGFRYDMTAFRVYKMPLFY; this is encoded by the coding sequence ATGAAAAATACTGGAACTGGGGGGCAGCATAACGCGATCGAAGTGGCGAACAGTAATACGGGCTTCCTGGATATCTCGTTATTTAACAATGGGAATTACCGCTCCAATGACGATGCAAAAAGCGTTGAATCCATTAATAACCAAAGCCGCATCGATCACTTCCGAATCGATTTAACGGCCAAAACGGTGTCTAAACTGTCTGAAATTCCGGGGGATAATAAAGGCTACAGTAGTCTGTGCGGTGCTAAAGAGATTCAGGCTAATGGTAATATCGTCGTGCATTATGGCGGCGCGACTTTTGATGAAAAAGGCCAGGCTATAACCTGCGACCCGGGCTTCAGCGATATTATTTATGAAGGATGGGGCGAAACCGCAGAAGGTATTTTGCCATTACAGGAAATATCCGGCAGCGGGGAAATTTTACTGGCGGTGACATTCCGTTCTGGTCGCCCAAAAAGCCTTGCCGTTGACGGTGCCGGTTTCCGTTATGATATGACGGCCTTCCGCGTTTATAAAATGCCGCTGTTTTATTAA